From a single Nothobranchius furzeri strain GRZ-AD chromosome 9, NfurGRZ-RIMD1, whole genome shotgun sequence genomic region:
- the LOC139071759 gene encoding uncharacterized protein, whose protein sequence is MAEEAPMVQAQQQEHLGSAPGKTVRLGVQTTANFNSIKELNNCWRSLQQLAEDRSNMLGSAHEVQRFHRDADETKEWIEEKNQALNTDNYGHDLASVQALQREHEGFEHDLAALGDKVRFLIGTRTRVVSGDTFFMVLVTPPQPFLISNQRGAFLFKVDGGHKLTPEDCLSFGFLSTSLDTDLYSRIWIFNTRTLSPASITHLSSHPVPHPPGRPSSLHLCSLSCASSLPLPPPANTYTHHNAELLLQFQPQTYLCTLSSSL, encoded by the exons atggctgaggaggctcctatggttcaggctcag caacaagaacatctgggttctgctcctggaaag accgtacggttgggcgttcagacgacggctaactttaattccatcaag gagctgaacaactgctggcgctcgctgcaacagctggctgaagaccggagcaacatgctgggcagcgcccatgaggtgcagcgcttccacag agatgctgatgagaccaaagagtggatcgaggagaagaaccaggccctgaacacagacaactacggccacgacctggccagcgttcaggctctgcagcgtgaacatgaaggctttgagcatgacctggcagctctgggtgataaggtccgcttcctgatcggtaccaggacccgggttgtctctggagacacgttcttcatggttctggtgactccaccccagccgttcctgatcagcaatcagcggggtgctttcctatttaaggtggatggaggacacaagttgacgccagaagattgcctcagttttg gattcctgtcgacctcattggatactgacctctactccaggatttggatattcaacacacggaccttatcaccagcctccataacccacctctcatctcacccagtgccccatccaccaggacgcccctcttctctccacctctgctccctctcctgcgcttcctctctacctctccctcctccagccaacacatacacccaccaca acgctgagctgttgttgcagttccaaccacagacttatctgtgcaccttaagttcctccttataa